In Halalkalicoccus sp. CG83, a single genomic region encodes these proteins:
- the gvpJ gene encoding gas vesicle protein GvpJ, whose product MSAARPSTASLVEVVDRILNKGVVVDLWARLSVAGIEIITVEVRLTGGSVETFLHYARTVTELDIAE is encoded by the coding sequence ATGAGTGCAGCTAGACCAAGTACGGCGAGCCTTGTAGAAGTGGTTGACCGGATTCTGAATAAGGGAGTTGTGGTCGATCTTTGGGCTCGCCTTTCGGTCGCGGGGATTGAAATCATCACTGTTGAGGTTCGTCTCACTGGTGGTTCCGTCGAGACGTTTCTCCACTACGCGAGAACGGTCACGGAACTCGACATTGCTGAGTAG